In Leucoraja erinacea ecotype New England chromosome 15, Leri_hhj_1, whole genome shotgun sequence, the following proteins share a genomic window:
- the LOC129704349 gene encoding uncharacterized protein LOC129704349: protein MRPICLSPPPANGPSPAYLLRVTTKRIAPRAAEGGLARDSGRPLRTRGTRISGACSETMPSGCEMEVSRRVSAAGPNTVRDIMDDQSLTEEENVMLKLKPIGLYKDLSFTNLEQVVAALKMTETVNMDQLHEEFCARQEEIQKARQDTTKSTSEKWVAVFQNIGKANLINMFRIVPFVLSVPSSNAFVERIFSLMAIKWSDSRNSTQDAAQS, encoded by the exons ATGCGACCCATTTGTTTATCGCCCCCTCCCGCCAATGGCCCCTCCCCAGCTTACTTACTTCGAGTGACGACCAAGAGGATTGCGCCTCGCGCGGCGGAAGGCGGTCTTGCCCGCGATTCTGGGCGACCGCTGCGCACGCGCGGAACCAGGATATCAGGCGCATGCTCAGAGACGATGCCGAGCGGCTGCGAAATGGAGGTCAGCAGACGCGTGTCTGCAGCAG gaccAAATACTGTGCGGGATATTATGGATGATCAGTCCCTGACCGAAGAAG AAAATGTGATGTTGAAACTGAAACCGATCGGCCTCTATAAGGACCTCTCCTTCACTAACCTGGAGCAGGTGGTGGCTGCCCTCAAAATGACAGAGACCGTCAATATGGACCAACTCCATGAAGAGTTTTGTGCTCGCCAGGAGGAAATACAGAAAGCCAGACAGGATACCACAAAATCCACCAGTGAGAAGTGGGTGGCTGTTTTCCAAAACATAGGGAAAGCCAACTTGATCAACATGTTCAGGATTGTCCCATTTGTCCTCAGTGTGCCAAGCTCAAATGCCTTTGTCGAGAGAATCTTCTCTCTGATGGCCATTAAATGGTCAGACTCAAGAAACAGCactcaagatgcagcacagagctGA